A genomic stretch from Sphingomonas sp. HDW15A includes:
- a CDS encoding ribbon-helix-helix domain-containing protein, translated as MAYGRPTKRSITIAGHETSISLEPIFWSALEKAAAERGVPLNALVAEVDVERMERASPPNLTSALRQWLWIEAAADRGGE; from the coding sequence ATGGCCTACGGACGGCCTACGAAGCGCTCGATCACCATTGCCGGGCACGAGACCTCTATCAGCCTAGAGCCGATTTTCTGGAGCGCGCTGGAGAAGGCGGCGGCCGAGCGAGGCGTACCGCTTAATGCACTTGTCGCCGAAGTGGATGTTGAGCGGATGGAACGTGCAAGTCCGCCCAACCTGACTTCCGCGCTTCGCCAGTGGCTATGGATTGAAGCGGCGGCGGATCGCGGCGGCGAATGA
- a CDS encoding DUF5985 family protein, which yields MSEIFPTLVYLLCFLASFVCALLLGRGYLRGRMPLLFWSAMCFTLLALANLLVVFDMILLPDIDLRPARLWCSLAAVSVLIFGFLWAQEQE from the coding sequence ATGTCCGAAATCTTCCCGACCCTGGTTTACCTCCTTTGCTTCCTGGCGAGTTTCGTCTGCGCCCTGCTACTCGGTCGAGGTTACTTGCGCGGCCGAATGCCGCTGCTGTTCTGGAGCGCGATGTGCTTTACGCTGCTCGCACTCGCGAACCTGCTGGTCGTTTTCGACATGATCCTTCTTCCGGACATCGACCTTCGGCCTGCCCGCTTGTGGTGCTCGCTGGCGGCGGTTTCGGTGTTGATCTTCGGCTTCCTCTGGGCGCAGGAGCAGGAATGA
- a CDS encoding HAMP domain-containing protein, with translation MNKESSRSEFGVSRRQLVSALRRLRRGDFTVRLPEDGEDEDSEIAALFNEVVSLNQDITDEFERLSKVVGKEGKIGHRVKVRGATGGWDSKLRAVNELIDDMVQPITEVARVIGSVAKGDLSQTMAVEIEGRALKGEFLRIGKVVNTMVEQLSSFASEVTRVAREVGTEGKLGGQARVRGVAGTWKDLTDNVNLMAANLTGQVRNIAEVTTAVASGDLSKKITVDVKGEILELKNTINTMVDQLNSFASEVTRVAREVGTEGKLGGQARVEGVAGTWRGLTENVNSMAANLTGQVRNIAEVTTAVASGDLSKKITVDVKGEILELKNTINTMVDQLNGFASEVTRVAREVGTEGKLGGQAQVPGVAGTWKDLTDNVNLMADNLTGQVRNIAEVTTAVASGDLSKKITVEVKGEILELKNTINVMVDQLNGFASEVTRVAREVGTEGKLGGQAQVPGVAGTWADLTDNVNLMAANLTGQVRNIAEVTTAVARGDLSKKITVEVKGEILELKDTINVMVDQLNSFASEVTRVAREVGTEGRLGGQAQVEGVGGTWKDLTDNVNAMAGNLTGQVRNIAEVTTAVARGDLSKKITVDVKGEILELKNTINTMVDQLNSFASEVTRVAREVGTEGRLGGQAQVEGVGGTWKDLTENVNAMAANLTGQVRNIAEVTTAVALGDLSKKITVDVKGEILELKNTINTMVDQLNGFASEVTRVAREVGTEGKLGGQAQVRGVAGTWKDLTDNVNLMADNLTGQVRNIADVTTAVARGDLSKKITVDVKGEILALKNTINTMVDQLNGFASEVTRVAREVGTEGKLGGQAHVPGVAGTWKDLTDNVNFMATNLTNQVRGIADVVTAVAQGNLKRKLTFDAKGEIAALAETINGMIETLSTFGDQVTNMAREVGVEGRLGGQARVPGAAGLWRDLTDNVNQLAANLTNQVRSIAEVATAVTKGDLTRSIAVEASGEMAALKDIINEMILNLKEQTLKNAEQDWLKTNLARFSRMLQGERDLATISSLIMSELAPLVNAQYGVFYVADQDEEGTKLELVASYGAENRKALKDRFRLNEGLIGQAAADKRAVRLAQVPGDFIRIGSGLGSAAPANINILPALFEDEVKAVIELASFEEFNETHHSFLNQLMETVGIVLNTIAATMRTEELLKESQLLTQELQARQTELNTKHEELHATNEELQEKAQLLENEKRQVEAKNFEIEMARRAVEEKAEQLSLTSKYKSEFLANMSHELRTPLNSLLILSKLLADNQQGNLNEKQTEFARTIHSAGTDLLNLINDILDLSKIESGTVSIDIGDMPLAGLRQHIERTFSQVATEKGLAFDVEFAEELPSSIRTDEKRLQQVVLNLLSNAFKFTSEGSVSVLVRPVTGGWSANHPVLREADTAIEIAVTDTGIGISPDKQKLIFEAFQQADGTTSRKYGGTGLGLSISREIARLLGGELQVRSVPGQGSTFTLFVPLKASVSATTMPLDDASGGGAAVPSVSYAPADDRADLNGDPFVLIVEDDPTFATILLDLAHQQGLKGVISSAGSGTVAMVRKMRPTAITLDLGLSDIDGFVLLDLLRHDEETADIPVHVISGAEQAGHALTIGAASVIEKPATDDRLSALFTSIKEGAPGNSRRKPVLRRRNPASRRGPIAELAGSRILIIDDDIRNIYSLTSVLEAHDVKVLHAERGAEGISILETAPDVDLALVDIMMPEMDGYETMRRIRSKPDIASVPLIAVTAKAMKGDRQKCLDAGASDYIAKPVDIDLLLALMRVWIGRIRATKTARRSRKSSKAA, from the coding sequence ATGAACAAGGAATCTTCCCGCTCCGAATTCGGCGTCTCGCGGCGACAGCTTGTTTCGGCATTGCGAAGGCTTCGGCGGGGCGACTTTACGGTCCGGCTCCCTGAGGACGGCGAAGACGAGGACAGCGAGATTGCCGCGCTGTTCAACGAGGTCGTGAGCCTCAACCAGGACATCACCGATGAATTCGAACGCCTTTCCAAGGTGGTCGGTAAGGAAGGCAAGATCGGCCATCGGGTGAAGGTGCGTGGGGCAACGGGTGGATGGGACAGCAAGCTCCGCGCGGTCAATGAGCTCATAGACGACATGGTTCAGCCGATCACCGAGGTCGCCCGGGTCATCGGCTCGGTCGCCAAGGGCGATCTTTCGCAAACGATGGCGGTCGAGATCGAGGGGCGCGCCTTGAAGGGCGAGTTCCTGCGCATTGGCAAGGTCGTCAACACGATGGTCGAGCAGCTCAGCTCCTTCGCCTCGGAGGTGACTCGCGTCGCCCGCGAAGTCGGCACCGAAGGCAAGCTGGGCGGTCAGGCGCGCGTGCGCGGGGTTGCCGGCACGTGGAAGGACCTCACCGACAACGTCAACCTGATGGCCGCCAACCTTACCGGCCAGGTCCGTAACATTGCCGAGGTTACCACGGCGGTCGCGTCCGGCGACCTCTCCAAGAAGATCACGGTCGACGTGAAGGGTGAAATCCTGGAGCTGAAAAACACGATCAACACGATGGTTGATCAGCTTAATTCCTTCGCGTCAGAGGTCACAAGGGTTGCACGTGAGGTCGGCACCGAGGGCAAGCTTGGCGGGCAGGCGCGCGTCGAAGGCGTGGCCGGAACCTGGCGCGGGCTTACCGAAAACGTGAACTCGATGGCTGCGAACCTTACTGGCCAGGTCCGCAACATCGCAGAGGTTACGACGGCGGTGGCATCGGGAGATCTTTCCAAAAAAATCACCGTCGACGTGAAAGGTGAGATTCTCGAGCTCAAAAACACCATCAACACGATGGTCGATCAGCTCAACGGTTTCGCGTCTGAAGTGACCCGCGTTGCTCGCGAGGTCGGCACCGAAGGAAAGCTCGGCGGGCAGGCCCAGGTTCCGGGCGTGGCCGGCACGTGGAAGGACTTGACCGATAACGTCAACCTGATGGCCGACAACCTTACCGGCCAGGTCCGGAACATCGCAGAGGTGACCACCGCCGTCGCTTCGGGCGATTTGTCCAAGAAGATCACCGTCGAGGTGAAGGGCGAAATCCTCGAGCTCAAGAACACCATCAACGTCATGGTCGACCAGCTCAATGGCTTCGCTTCGGAAGTGACCCGCGTTGCGCGCGAGGTCGGCACGGAAGGCAAGCTCGGCGGGCAGGCGCAAGTGCCCGGCGTCGCCGGGACCTGGGCCGACCTTACCGACAACGTCAACCTGATGGCGGCCAATCTCACCGGCCAGGTCCGCAACATCGCCGAAGTGACGACCGCGGTTGCGCGCGGCGACTTGTCCAAGAAGATCACTGTCGAGGTGAAAGGCGAAATCCTTGAGCTCAAGGACACCATCAACGTCATGGTGGACCAGCTCAATTCCTTCGCGTCCGAAGTGACTCGCGTTGCGCGCGAGGTCGGCACGGAAGGCCGGCTCGGCGGGCAGGCCCAGGTCGAAGGCGTCGGCGGCACCTGGAAGGATTTGACGGACAACGTGAACGCCATGGCCGGCAACCTCACCGGTCAGGTCCGCAACATCGCCGAGGTGACGACCGCCGTGGCACGTGGGGACCTTTCGAAGAAGATCACCGTCGACGTGAAGGGCGAGATCCTCGAGCTCAAAAACACCATCAACACGATGGTCGATCAGTTGAACTCCTTCGCGTCCGAGGTGACTCGCGTTGCCCGCGAGGTCGGCACGGAAGGCCGGCTCGGCGGACAGGCGCAGGTCGAAGGCGTTGGCGGAACCTGGAAGGACCTCACCGAAAATGTGAACGCCATGGCCGCGAACCTGACCGGCCAGGTGCGCAACATCGCGGAGGTGACCACCGCCGTCGCGCTCGGTGACTTGTCGAAGAAAATCACTGTCGATGTGAAGGGCGAAATCCTCGAGCTCAAGAACACCATCAATACCATGGTCGACCAGCTCAACGGCTTTGCATCCGAAGTGACCCGCGTAGCCCGCGAGGTCGGTACGGAAGGAAAGCTGGGCGGCCAGGCGCAGGTGCGCGGAGTCGCCGGGACGTGGAAGGACCTGACCGACAACGTCAACCTGATGGCCGACAACCTCACCGGACAAGTCCGCAACATTGCCGACGTGACGACCGCCGTCGCCCGGGGCGACCTGTCGAAGAAAATCACCGTCGACGTGAAGGGTGAGATACTCGCCCTCAAGAACACCATCAATACCATGGTCGATCAGCTCAATGGTTTCGCTTCGGAGGTGACCCGCGTTGCGCGCGAGGTCGGCACCGAAGGGAAATTGGGCGGTCAGGCGCACGTCCCGGGGGTCGCAGGCACTTGGAAAGACCTTACCGATAACGTCAACTTCATGGCCACGAACTTAACCAACCAGGTTCGCGGTATTGCCGATGTCGTGACTGCCGTGGCGCAGGGCAATCTCAAGCGCAAGCTGACCTTCGACGCCAAGGGCGAAATCGCGGCGCTCGCCGAAACCATCAACGGAATGATCGAAACACTGTCGACGTTCGGCGACCAGGTGACGAACATGGCCCGTGAGGTCGGCGTCGAAGGACGCCTTGGCGGCCAGGCCCGCGTGCCTGGCGCGGCCGGGCTGTGGCGCGACCTCACCGACAACGTCAACCAGCTCGCGGCCAACCTGACCAACCAAGTGCGGTCAATTGCGGAAGTCGCGACCGCGGTCACCAAGGGCGACCTTACCCGCTCGATTGCCGTCGAGGCATCGGGCGAAATGGCGGCGCTCAAGGACATCATCAACGAGATGATCCTCAACCTGAAGGAGCAGACCCTCAAGAACGCGGAGCAGGACTGGCTCAAGACCAACCTCGCGCGCTTCAGCCGGATGCTTCAGGGCGAGCGCGACCTCGCGACGATTTCCAGCCTGATCATGTCCGAGCTGGCGCCGCTGGTAAATGCGCAATACGGCGTCTTCTACGTCGCAGACCAGGACGAGGAAGGCACCAAGCTCGAGCTGGTTGCTAGTTACGGCGCTGAAAACCGCAAGGCGCTGAAAGATCGATTCCGCTTGAACGAAGGGCTGATCGGCCAGGCCGCCGCCGACAAGCGGGCCGTGCGGCTCGCGCAAGTTCCGGGCGATTTCATCCGAATCGGCTCGGGACTTGGAAGCGCGGCTCCAGCCAACATCAATATCTTGCCGGCCTTGTTCGAAGACGAGGTCAAGGCGGTCATCGAACTCGCGTCGTTCGAGGAGTTCAACGAAACCCATCACAGCTTCCTCAACCAGCTGATGGAAACAGTCGGCATCGTTCTCAACACGATCGCCGCGACGATGCGGACCGAGGAGTTGCTCAAGGAATCGCAGCTTCTCACCCAGGAGCTTCAGGCCCGCCAGACTGAACTCAACACCAAGCACGAAGAGCTCCACGCGACTAACGAGGAGCTTCAGGAGAAGGCCCAGCTCCTTGAGAATGAGAAACGCCAGGTCGAGGCGAAGAATTTTGAAATCGAGATGGCCAGGCGCGCGGTCGAGGAAAAGGCCGAGCAGCTTTCGTTGACCTCCAAATACAAGTCCGAGTTCCTTGCCAATATGAGCCACGAGCTTCGCACGCCGCTCAACTCGCTGCTCATCCTGTCGAAGCTCCTCGCCGACAACCAGCAGGGCAACCTCAACGAGAAGCAGACCGAGTTCGCGCGGACGATCCATTCCGCCGGTACGGACCTCCTCAACCTCATTAACGACATCCTCGATCTCTCGAAGATCGAGTCGGGAACGGTGTCGATCGACATCGGGGACATGCCGCTCGCCGGCCTTCGCCAGCATATCGAGCGGACCTTTAGCCAAGTCGCGACCGAGAAGGGCCTCGCCTTCGACGTCGAATTCGCCGAGGAACTCCCGTCTTCGATCCGGACCGACGAAAAGCGTTTGCAACAGGTCGTTCTCAATCTGTTGTCCAACGCCTTCAAGTTCACTTCCGAAGGAAGCGTCAGCGTACTCGTCAGGCCGGTGACGGGCGGATGGAGCGCCAATCATCCGGTCCTTCGCGAAGCGGACACGGCCATCGAGATTGCCGTCACAGACACCGGGATCGGCATCTCTCCGGACAAGCAGAAACTCATCTTCGAGGCGTTCCAGCAGGCGGACGGCACGACCAGCCGGAAATATGGCGGGACCGGTCTCGGCCTTTCGATCAGCCGCGAAATTGCCCGGCTGCTTGGCGGCGAACTACAGGTGCGCAGCGTGCCGGGACAAGGATCCACCTTCACCTTGTTCGTTCCCCTCAAGGCCAGCGTGTCCGCGACTACGATGCCGCTCGACGACGCGTCAGGTGGCGGTGCGGCGGTTCCCTCCGTTAGCTACGCCCCTGCCGACGACCGCGCGGATTTGAACGGGGATCCGTTCGTGCTCATCGTCGAGGACGACCCTACCTTCGCCACGATCCTGCTCGACCTCGCTCACCAGCAGGGCCTAAAAGGTGTCATATCCTCGGCGGGTTCGGGAACGGTGGCGATGGTTCGCAAAATGCGGCCGACGGCGATCACCCTCGACCTTGGCCTCAGCGACATCGACGGTTTCGTGCTGCTCGACCTCCTTCGTCACGACGAAGAGACGGCGGACATACCGGTCCATGTCATTTCGGGGGCCGAGCAGGCAGGGCACGCCCTGACCATCGGCGCCGCGAGCGTCATCGAGAAACCGGCGACGGATGACAGGTTGAGCGCCTTGTTCACGTCGATCAAGGAAGGCGCGCCGGGCAACTCGCGGCGCAAGCCGGTTTTGCGCCGCCGCAATCCAGCATCGCGGCGCGGACCGATCGCGGAACTGGCCGGAAGCCGAATCCTCATCATCGACGACGACATTCGCAATATCTACTCGCTGACCAGCGTGCTTGAGGCTCATGACGTCAAGGTCCTCCACGCGGAGCGCGGCGCCGAAGGAATCTCAATCCTGGAGACGGCGCCCGACGTCGACCTTGCCCTGGTCGATATCATGATGCCGGAGATGGACGGTTATGAGACGATGCGCCGGATCCGCTCGAAGCCGGACATTGCCTCGGTGCCGCTTATCGCCGTCACCGCCAAAGCGATGAAGGGCGATCGCCAAAAATGCCTCGACGCGGGCGCATCGGATTACATCGCCAAGCCCGTCGATATCGACCTCCTGCTGGCGCTCATGCGCGTGTGGATCGGCCGTATCCGCGCAACGAAGACTGCGCGCCGTTCGCGCAAGTCTTCGAAAGCCGCCTGA
- a CDS encoding NAD-glutamate dehydrogenase domain-containing protein: MTPETTVQEMTASSGVNRPIFGKIKDALLTNALPGELDGFAGQERDEAAALVSSVIASRKPGQISMQLTSSGGEASHRRMRLAIVNDDMPFLVDSVANAIAARGLVIHRLLHPVVKVERDAKGTLVALGSGEPESIIYIELDRADAKERNQLRSELAAVLADVRAAVTDWRSMQAQMRADAELADPNGAALLNWFADGAMTLLGYEVERPGVEGSNGLGIFRFPGEPTDEGGVDEAIRYFERGGRVPLMAKGDRKSSIHRRVPLDLVAVPIRENGKITAVGVHVGLWTSEALGAPVEEVPVLRSILEELDQRFGYHPSGHSGKALRHALNALPHDLILNLNTDCVERLVTAAMTLADRPQPMIVLVRSILKGHLFAFVWLPRDQLTTSRRLAIGEMIGEAAGGPQRAWAVDLGDGDLALLRYTYSIDAKAPLPNSRALTAKLNEMVRGYLPAVEEDLAGQVGATSARRLVLTYGDSLPEAYRGRYPTADSAQDLIRLEGLVHEHERSIRLYRLPNDPPQNLRLKLYTRGGLVPLSDVVPVLENFGFTVIKETPTKLEGMAANIHEFLLSMDDVAAVNDLFERCALIEGAIGSVLRGESENDDFNKLIILAGLTPRSAVWLRAWFRYLRQTGVAYSIATVVDALGRSPKTTQALVRSFCDAHDPDLKGDRKAAMAASAEAFADALREVRGIDDDRILRLMRSVVEAILRTNAFAPREGEALAFKIESKRVPSLPAPLPWREIWVYSPRVEGIHLRGGPVARGGLRWSDRRDDFRTEILGLMKAQLVKNAVIVPTGAKGGFYPKQLPNSATDREAWLAEGTESYRIFIRSLLSITDNIVDDKVTHPARVVRHDSDDPYFVVAADKGTATFSDVANALAIERGFWLGDAFASGGSNGYDHKAMGITAKGAWISVQRHFLEMGVDVQSQPVRVVGCGDMSGDVFGNGMLLSQAIKLVAAFDHRHIFFDPEPNPATSWAERQRMFELPRSSWDDYDRSLLSKGGMIVPRSQKSIKLSREAAEALGLTELETDPTTLISDILKSPVDLVWFGGIGTYIKATTQTHAMVGDPANDGLRVDATEVRAKVIGEGANLAITQAARIEFAQGGGRINTDFIDNSAGVDCSDNEVNIKIPLNREMREGRLDEGKRNKLLAAMTDEVSELVLEDNRLQSLALSIAEAGGATSLPEHVRTIELLESSGRLDRRVEGLGGSDILLRRAAENRGLSRPELAVVLSMSKMALQDAIERLKLADDPLLEPQLFAAFPKPMVKAHADAIRQHRLRHEILATKVANRIVNRLGPSIPLSLTEEEGVSLGQVAIAFLAAEQLLGLGKLWSMIEQAEMPESVRIELFQIAARSVRSHVSDLLRSTGGDTTVSELVDLVTPSVKEVSAAATKLILTEIRNEAEVRRSALTGMGVNQKIVDALVRLFELDGVFGVAALSAERSLDPLAVTKAYTQLGDALGLDWAQQEVRRFSPVDQWERLLVAGLERDFEQLRIDFLARSREDDPTAAVAKWIERHKARIEQFRAMVNAARSSGAATAPMLAQIANQARILLGR, from the coding sequence ATGACCCCTGAAACCACGGTGCAAGAGATGACGGCCTCCTCGGGCGTGAACAGGCCGATCTTCGGCAAAATCAAGGACGCGCTTCTCACCAATGCTCTTCCGGGCGAGCTCGACGGCTTCGCCGGGCAGGAACGGGATGAGGCTGCTGCCCTCGTTTCCAGCGTCATCGCAAGCCGCAAGCCCGGCCAGATTTCCATGCAGCTGACATCGAGCGGCGGAGAGGCCAGCCATCGCAGAATGCGCCTGGCTATCGTCAATGATGATATGCCCTTCCTAGTCGATTCGGTGGCGAACGCCATCGCTGCGCGCGGGCTGGTCATTCACCGCCTGCTGCACCCCGTCGTGAAGGTTGAGCGGGATGCCAAGGGGACCCTCGTCGCACTCGGGTCCGGCGAACCTGAATCGATCATCTACATCGAATTGGACCGCGCCGACGCCAAGGAGCGCAACCAGCTTCGAAGCGAATTGGCGGCAGTGCTCGCCGACGTTCGCGCTGCAGTCACCGACTGGCGGTCGATGCAGGCCCAGATGCGAGCCGACGCAGAGCTGGCGGATCCGAATGGCGCCGCACTTCTGAATTGGTTCGCCGATGGCGCGATGACTCTACTCGGCTACGAAGTCGAACGCCCCGGGGTCGAAGGATCGAACGGCTTGGGCATTTTCCGTTTCCCCGGCGAGCCGACGGACGAAGGCGGCGTGGACGAGGCGATCCGCTATTTCGAACGCGGCGGCCGAGTTCCCTTGATGGCGAAGGGGGACCGCAAGTCCTCCATTCACCGCCGCGTTCCGCTCGACTTGGTAGCCGTACCCATTCGCGAGAACGGAAAGATTACCGCGGTCGGCGTTCACGTCGGACTATGGACCAGCGAAGCACTCGGTGCTCCGGTCGAGGAAGTCCCGGTGCTTCGGTCTATACTGGAGGAGCTCGACCAGAGATTCGGCTATCATCCCTCCGGGCACAGCGGGAAGGCACTACGCCACGCCCTTAACGCCCTTCCGCACGATTTGATTCTAAATCTGAATACCGATTGCGTCGAGCGGCTCGTGACAGCGGCGATGACGCTTGCCGACCGGCCACAACCGATGATCGTGCTTGTTCGCTCAATCCTCAAAGGTCATCTGTTCGCTTTCGTGTGGCTACCGCGTGACCAACTGACGACCAGCCGGCGTTTGGCGATCGGAGAAATGATCGGGGAAGCCGCAGGCGGGCCGCAGCGAGCCTGGGCCGTCGATCTTGGCGACGGGGATCTGGCCCTGTTGCGCTACACTTATTCCATCGATGCAAAGGCGCCGCTGCCGAATTCAAGGGCGCTGACCGCCAAACTCAACGAAATGGTCCGCGGCTATCTGCCCGCGGTGGAAGAGGATCTTGCCGGCCAGGTTGGCGCGACATCCGCCAGGCGCCTGGTGCTGACGTATGGCGACAGCCTGCCCGAGGCTTATCGCGGCCGCTATCCGACGGCCGATAGCGCCCAGGATCTCATCCGGCTGGAAGGTTTGGTCCACGAACATGAGCGTTCGATCCGGCTGTACCGACTTCCCAATGACCCGCCGCAGAACTTGCGCCTGAAACTCTACACCCGTGGCGGTCTAGTTCCGCTTTCGGACGTCGTTCCGGTCCTCGAGAATTTCGGTTTCACCGTCATCAAGGAAACGCCGACCAAGCTTGAAGGCATGGCCGCCAACATCCACGAATTCCTGCTCTCGATGGACGATGTTGCAGCCGTCAACGACCTTTTCGAGAGATGCGCTCTCATCGAGGGCGCTATCGGATCCGTGCTTCGCGGAGAGTCCGAGAACGACGACTTCAACAAGCTCATCATTCTTGCCGGCCTGACGCCGCGGTCGGCCGTTTGGCTTCGCGCCTGGTTCCGCTACCTGCGGCAAACCGGCGTGGCCTATTCCATCGCAACAGTGGTCGATGCGCTTGGCCGCTCGCCGAAGACGACACAGGCCCTAGTCCGCTCGTTCTGCGACGCGCACGATCCTGATCTCAAGGGAGATCGCAAGGCGGCGATGGCGGCGTCGGCCGAAGCATTCGCAGACGCTCTTCGCGAGGTCCGCGGAATCGACGACGACCGTATCTTGCGTCTCATGCGCTCGGTTGTCGAAGCCATCCTGCGCACCAATGCTTTCGCCCCGCGCGAGGGCGAGGCGCTTGCGTTCAAAATCGAATCCAAGCGTGTGCCGTCGCTTCCTGCGCCTCTGCCGTGGAGGGAAATCTGGGTTTACAGCCCGCGCGTCGAAGGCATTCACTTGCGCGGCGGCCCGGTCGCCCGCGGCGGGCTCCGCTGGTCGGACCGGCGCGACGACTTCCGAACCGAGATTCTCGGCCTGATGAAGGCCCAGCTCGTCAAGAACGCGGTCATCGTTCCGACCGGCGCCAAGGGCGGCTTCTATCCCAAGCAGCTGCCGAACTCGGCGACCGACCGCGAGGCGTGGCTTGCGGAAGGGACGGAAAGCTATCGCATATTCATCCGCTCGCTACTGTCGATCACTGACAATATCGTCGACGACAAGGTGACCCATCCGGCGCGGGTCGTCCGCCACGACAGTGACGATCCCTATTTCGTCGTTGCCGCGGACAAGGGAACGGCCACCTTCTCTGACGTGGCCAACGCCCTGGCGATCGAGCGCGGCTTTTGGCTGGGCGACGCTTTCGCTTCCGGCGGTTCGAACGGCTACGACCACAAGGCGATGGGGATTACCGCAAAAGGCGCATGGATTTCGGTCCAGCGTCACTTCCTCGAAATGGGCGTGGACGTGCAGTCCCAGCCGGTTCGAGTGGTCGGCTGCGGCGACATGTCCGGCGATGTGTTCGGGAACGGCATGTTGCTGAGCCAAGCTATCAAGCTGGTCGCCGCCTTCGACCACCGCCACATCTTCTTCGACCCGGAGCCTAATCCGGCGACAAGCTGGGCAGAACGTCAGCGAATGTTCGAACTCCCACGCTCCAGTTGGGACGATTACGATCGATCGCTCCTGTCGAAGGGCGGGATGATCGTTCCGCGCAGCCAGAAATCGATCAAGCTGTCTCGCGAGGCTGCGGAAGCATTGGGCCTGACCGAGCTGGAGACCGACCCGACTACGCTCATCAGCGACATCCTCAAGAGCCCGGTAGATCTGGTCTGGTTCGGCGGGATCGGTACCTACATCAAGGCGACCACGCAGACGCACGCGATGGTCGGCGATCCGGCCAATGATGGCCTTCGCGTCGATGCGACCGAAGTCCGTGCCAAGGTCATCGGCGAAGGCGCAAACTTGGCCATTACCCAAGCCGCACGCATCGAGTTCGCGCAAGGCGGCGGACGAATCAATACCGACTTCATCGACAATTCTGCAGGCGTCGATTGCTCCGACAATGAGGTCAACATCAAGATTCCGCTGAACCGCGAAATGCGCGAGGGACGGCTGGACGAAGGGAAGCGTAACAAGCTTCTCGCCGCGATGACGGACGAGGTGAGCGAGCTCGTTCTCGAGGACAATCGCCTTCAGAGCCTTGCACTTTCGATTGCCGAAGCGGGCGGAGCCACGAGCCTTCCCGAACACGTCCGGACGATCGAGTTGCTTGAGAGCAGCGGACGTCTCGACCGACGGGTCGAAGGCCTTGGCGGGAGCGATATCCTCCTGCGCCGCGCGGCAGAAAACCGAGGCCTTTCGCGTCCCGAGCTCGCTGTCGTGCTGTCGATGTCGAAAATGGCGCTTCAGGATGCAATCGAGCGGCTGAAGCTTGCCGACGATCCACTGCTCGAACCGCAACTGTTCGCGGCCTTCCCGAAGCCGATGGTAAAGGCTCACGCCGATGCCATCCGCCAGCATCGTCTGCGTCACGAGATCCTGGCGACAAAGGTCGCGAACCGGATCGTCAACCGCCTTGGACCCAGCATCCCGCTGAGCCTCACCGAAGAGGAGGGCGTTTCGCTCGGTCAGGTGGCGATCGCGTTCCTCGCTGCCGAGCAGCTACTGGGCCTCGGCAAACTGTGGTCGATGATCGAACAAGCGGAAATGCCGGAATCCGTTCGTATCGAACTATTCCAGATCGCTGCGCGCTCGGTCCGGAGCCATGTGTCCGACCTGCTCCGCTCAACTGGCGGCGACACCACGGTCAGCGAGCTAGTCGATCTCGTCACGCCGTCGGTGAAGGAAGTCTCCGCCGCCGCAACCAAGCTAATCCTTACCGAAATCAGGAACGAAGCGGAGGTCCGACGGTCAGCCCTGACGGGCATGGGAGTGAACCAGAAGATCGTCGACGCGCTGGTCCGGCTGTTCGAGCTCGACGGCGTCTTCGGTGTCGCGGCGCTCTCGGCCGAACGCTCGCTCGACCCGCTCGCGGTCACCAAGGCCTATACGCAACTCGGCGATGCGCTCGGCCTCGACTGGGCGCAGCAGGAAGTGAGGCGCTTCTCACCGGTTGATCAGTGGGAACGCCTGCTGGTTGCAGGGCTGGAGCGCGATTTCGAGCAACTGCGCATCGACTTCCTCGCCAGATCTCGGGAGGACGACCCCACTGCCGCGGTTGCCAAGTGGATCGAACGGCACAAGGCGCGCATCGAGCAATTTCGGGCGATGGTGAACGCAGCGCGAAGCTCTGGCGCCGCCACCGCGCCGATGCTCGCGCAAATCGCCAACCAAGCGCGAATCCTGCTGGGTCGGTGA
- a CDS encoding DUF5985 family protein, translated as MMIDDFLGGAISMGFAVAALLFLKYWKRTRDSFFLAFSAAFLLLGINQALLSVTNVPVEERSSLYLIRLLAFLIIIGAMWSKNREARKGGD; from the coding sequence ATGATGATCGACGATTTTCTCGGCGGTGCGATCTCCATGGGATTCGCGGTCGCGGCGTTGCTTTTCCTGAAATATTGGAAGCGGACCCGGGATAGCTTTTTCCTCGCCTTCTCCGCGGCCTTCCTCCTTCTCGGAATCAACCAGGCGCTACTTTCGGTCACCAATGTGCCTGTCGAGGAACGAAGCTCGCTCTACCTGATCCGGCTGCTTGCGTTCCTCATCATCATCGGGGCGATGTGGTCCAAGAATCGCGAGGCGCGCAAAGGCGGCGACTGA